One Oryza brachyantha chromosome 3, ObraRS2, whole genome shotgun sequence DNA segment encodes these proteins:
- the LOC102701434 gene encoding probable glycosyltransferase 5 codes for MMEKYGGKVSSDRRASSRRQYEQRCSTSHNVPLVVVVVLVVGALFLILGPTGSSLTMPRIRVVFNEPVHIAEAAASSSSPPLAPTSAKAGENSSDEDSGLPPPRQLTDPPYSLGRTILGYDARRAAWLAAHPEFPARAGRPRVLVVTGSAPARCPDPDGDHLLLRAFKNKVDYCRVHGLDVFYNTAFLDAEMSGFWAKLPLLRALMVAHPEAELLWWVDSDAVFTDMLFELPWERYASHNLVLHGWAAKVFDEKSWVGVNTGSFLIRNCQWSLDLLDAWAPMGPRGPVRDRYGHLFAEELSGRPPFEADDQSALIYLLVTQRERWGDKVFLESSYDLNGFWEGIVDRYEELRRTGRDDGRWPLITHFVGCKPCRRYADSYPAERCRLGMERAFNFADDQILKLYGFAHESLNTTAVQRVRNETGEPLDAGDEELGRLLHPTFRAARPT; via the coding sequence ATGATGGAGAAGTACGGTGGCAAGGTGAGCTCGGATCGGCGGGCCAGCAGCCGGCGGCAGTACGAGCAGCGTTGCTCGACGAGCCACAACGTccctctcgtcgtcgtcgtggtcctcgtcgtcggcgcgctGTTCCTCATCCTCGGCCCGACGGGATCCTCCCTCACCATGCCGCGCATCCGCGTCGTGTTCAACGAGCCCGTCCACatcgcggaggcggcggcgtcgtcgtcgtctccgccgctGGCGCCGACGTCGGCGAAGGCCGGGGAGAACTCGAGCGACGAGGACAGtggcctcccgccgccgcggcagcttACCGACCCGCCCTACTCGCTGGGGCGCACCATCCTGGGCTACGACGCGCGGCGGGCCGCGTGGCTCGCGGCGCACCCGGAGTTcccggcgcgcgcggggcggccGCGCGTGCTGGTCGTGACCGGGTCAGCGCCGGCGCGTTGCCCCGACCCGGACGGCGACCACCTGCTGCTGCGCGCGTTCAAGAACAAGGTGGACTACTGCCGCGTCCACGGCCTCGACGTGTTCTACAACACGGCGTTCCTGGACGCGGAGATGTCGGGGTTCTGGGCGaagctgccgctgctgcgcgCGCTGATGGTGGCGCACCCGGAGGCGGAGCTGCTCTGGTGGGTGGACTCCGACGCGGTGTTCACCGACATGCTGTTCGAGCTGCCGTGGGAGCGGTACGCGTCGCACAACCTCGTGCTCCATGGCTGGGCGGCCAAGGTGTTCGACGAGAAGAGCTGGGTCGGCGTCAACACCGGCAGCTTCCTCATCCGCAACTGCCAGTGGTCGCTCGACCTGCTCGACGCGTGGGCGCCCATGGGGCCGCGCGGGCCCGTGCGGGACAGGTACGGCCATCTCTTCGCCGAGGAGCtctccggccggccgccgttCGAGGCCGACGACCAGTCGGCGCTCATCTACCTGCTGGTGACGCAGCGGGAGAGGTGGGGGGACAAGGTGTTCCTCGAGAGCTCCTACGACCTCAACGGCTTCTGGGAGGGCATCGTGGACAGGTacgaggagctgcggcggacggggcgcgacgacggccggtggCCGTTAATCACGCACTTCGTCGGGTGCAAGCCGTGCCGGCGGTACGCCGACAGCTACCCGGCGGAGCGGTGCCGGCTCGGCATGGAGCGCGCGTTCAACTTCGCCGACGACCAGATACTGAAGCTGTACGGGTTCGCGCACGAGTCGCTCAATACCACGGCCGTGCAACGCGTCAGGAACGAGACTGGCGAGCCGCtagacgccggcgacgaggagctcgGCCGGCTGCTGCACCCCACGTTCAGAGCCGCAAGGCCCACGTAG